A genome region from Myripristis murdjan chromosome 16, fMyrMur1.1, whole genome shotgun sequence includes the following:
- the tax1bp1b gene encoding tax1-binding protein 1 homolog B isoform X1 — translation MALFLDGTFVGNNMDTSNFAHVIFQNVGKSYLPHAALECHYTLTQFIKPHQKDWVGIFKVGWSTARDYYTFLWSPLPENYVEGTAVNRAVVFQGYYVPNDDGEFYQFCYVTHKGEIRGASTPFQFRANSPSEDELLTVEDECNSDILVVTTKAGFLEQKMEEAQREKEELVKNMALLQQEKEQLEGEKENLLKECEQEKETCAQLRRENQEVQNSSQALQEEREEVKRRLEEATARVLQLEEDLIGVTQKGLQKETELDSLKDRVKKLTAEKEALDSHLKNERDEKELYKIHLKNRELENTKLSAELQMLKSVDVNKENTIAQFKEEVGRLQACLTEKEKQHREVLAKVSPLGDMKALKEQLRQKEEQLQATQQQSSMLAAELRDVSSARDRSMSDLYRMRLEADSLRQAKTEAQAQCLRLERLVEQMKAEAKQEAHAKAEEEAAADPAIVAELQREVEDLKLRLHMAAEHYKEKYKECQRLQRQVAKLSEQQGEQKKSSAAEAITVPASVSPDTSVPGSPGAPDPMLEAIIQEKLKGISRESSDRSDKYKKCKQMLMEEKERSCMFADELAKMEVKLKEQLKTNENLKLQLAAEEDRYKSQVAEKGRELKELKDTLALLVKEKEKLEGELQKGSGRKADQVGGEKTSLESIQSSVPVFLQYPVPYTQDAPTPLLLSQSPTELHFGNPYSISDSKDEGDEEFSDDQLLRLPPVGPPSWDSNVVCIQPTRNHSRPDGHEESEEQQNNNNGNTNEQPAANEAHSPYMNDGQTAFCFDPSMDMKRCPLCEVIFPPNYDQSKFEEHVESHWKICPMCSEQFPLDCEQKAFENHVLTHFDGHPLNFD, via the exons GTAGGTTGGAGCACAGCAAGGGACTATTACACATTCTTGTGGTCGCCTCTCCCTGAGAACTACGTGGAAGGCACCGCAGTCAACAGAGCTGTGGTGTTTCAGG GATATTATGTGCCCAACGACGACGGTGAGTTCTACCAGTTCTGTTATGTGACTCACAAAGGAGAGATCCGGGGCGCCAGCACACCATTCCAGTTTCGTGCCAACAGCCCTTCAGAGGACGAGCTGCTGACTGTGGAGGATGAGTGCAACTCTGATATTCTGGTGGTCACCACCAAGGCGGGCTTCCTGGAG caAAAGATGGAAGAagcccagagagagaaagaggagctgGTCAAAAACATGGCGCTCCTCCAGCAAGAGAAGGAGCAGCTGGAAGGGGAGAAGGAGAACCTTCTGAAGGAGTGTGAGCAGGAGAAGGAGACCTGCGCCCAGCTGAGACGAGAGAACCAA GAGGTGCAGAATTCCTCCCAGGCCCtgcaagaggagagggaggaggtgaagaggcgGCTTGAGGAGGCCACAGCCCGGGTCttgcagctggaggaggaccTGATTGGAGTCACCCAAAAAGGCTTGCAGAAGGAAACTGAACTAGACAG TCTGAAGGATAGGGTGAAGAAACTCACAGCTGAGAAGGAGGCCCTTGATTCTCATCtaaagaatgagagagacgAGAAGGAACTCTACAAG ATTCACCTGAAGAACCGGGAGCTGGAGAACACTAAGCTGAGTGCGGAGCTGCAGATGCTGAAGTCTGTGGATGTGAACAAGGAGAACACCATCGCCCAGTTTAAAGAGGAGGTGGGACGCCTGCAGGCTTGCCTCACCGAGAAGGAGAAGCAGCACAGAGAGGTTCTGGCCAAAGTCTCTCCCTTG GGAGATATGAAGGCACTGAAGGAGCAGCTGCGGCAGAAGGAGGAGCAGCTCCAGGCCACCCAGCAGCAGTCCTCCATGTTGGCCGCCGAGCTGAGGGACGTGTCGAGCGCCCGTGACCGCAGCATGTCCGACCTGTACCGCATGAGGCTGGAGGCTGATTCCCTACGCCAGGCCAAGACTGAAGCTCAGGCCCAGTGCCTCCGGCTGGAGCGCCTGGTGGAGCAGATGAAAGCAGAGGCCAAGCAGGAAGCA CATGCCAAGGCAGAGGAAGAAGCTGCTGCAGACCCAGCCATTGTagcagagctgcagagagaggtggaggaccTGAAGCTGCGGCTGCACATGGCCGCAGAACACTACAAGGAGAAGTACAAGGAATGTCAGCGACTGCAAAGACAAGTGGCCAAGCTCTCTGAGCAGCAGGGG GAGCAGAAGAAGAGCTCAGCAGCAGAGGCCATAACAGTCCCTGCATCAGTGAGTCCAGACACATCTGTGCCAG GGAGCCCTGGTGCCCCAGATCCCATGCTGGAGGCCATCATCCAGGAGAAACTcaaaggcatcagcagagagtCATCTGACAGGAGTGACAAGTACAAGAAATGCAAACAGATGCTGATG GAAGAGAAGGAGCGTAGCTGCATGTTTGCTGATGAGCTGGCCAAGATGGAGGTGAAACTGAAGGAGCAACTGAAGACCAATGAGAATCTGAAGCTGCAgctggcagcagaggaggacCGCTACAAG AGCCAGGTGGCTGAGAAGGGGcgggagctgaaggagctgaaggacACTTTAGCACTTCTtgtgaaagagaaggaaaaactGGAGGGG GAGCTCCAGAAGGGCAGCGGCAGAAAGGCGGATCAGGTGGGTGGTGAGAAAACCAGCCTGGAGAGCATCCAATCAAGTGTGCCTGTATTCCTGCAGTATCCTGTCCCATACACCCAGGATGCCCCcacccctctgctcctctctcagaGCCCCACCGAGCTGCATTTTGGGAACCCTTACTCCATCTCAGACTCAAAAG ATGAGGGTGATGAGGAATTCTCCGACGACCAGCTGCTCAGGCTGCCCCCTGTAGGCCCACCCTCCTGGGACAGCAATGTGGTGTGTATCCAGCCCACCCGCAACCACAGCCGGCCTGATGGTCATGAGGAGTCCGAGGaacagcaaaataacaacaat GGTAATACCAATGAACAGCCCGCAGCAAATGAAGCTCACAGCCCATACATGAATGATGGACAAACTGCCTTTTGCTTTGATCCCAG CATGGACATGAAACGATGTCCGTTGTGTGAGGTGATCTTCCCACCCAACTACGACCAGAGCAAGTTCGAGGAGCACGTGGAGAGCCACTGGAAAATCTGCCCCATGTGCAGCGAGCAGTTCCCACTGGACTGCGAGCAGAAGGCCTTTGAGAACCACGTGCTCACTCACTTTGACGGCCACCCGCTTAACTTCGACTAG
- the tax1bp1b gene encoding tax1-binding protein 1 homolog B isoform X2 yields MALFLDGTFVGNNMDTSNFAHVIFQNVGKSYLPHAALECHYTLTQFIKPHQKDWVGIFKVGWSTARDYYTFLWSPLPENYVEGTAVNRAVVFQGYYVPNDDGEFYQFCYVTHKGEIRGASTPFQFRANSPSEDELLTVEDECNSDILVVTTKAGFLEQKMEEAQREKEELVKNMALLQQEKEQLEGEKENLLKECEQEKETCAQLRRENQEVQNSSQALQEEREEVKRRLEEATARVLQLEEDLIGVTQKGLQKETELDSLKDRVKKLTAEKEALDSHLKNERDEKELYKIHLKNRELENTKLSAELQMLKSVDVNKENTIAQFKEEVGRLQACLTEKEKQHREVLAKVSPLGDMKALKEQLRQKEEQLQATQQQSSMLAAELRDVSSARDRSMSDLYRMRLEADSLRQAKTEAQAQCLRLERLVEQMKAEAKQEAHAKAEEEAAADPAIVAELQREVEDLKLRLHMAAEHYKEKYKECQRLQRQVAKLSEQQGEQKKSSAAEAITVPASVSPDTSVPGSPGAPDPMLEAIIQEKLKGISRESSDRSDKYKKCKQMLMEEKERSCMFADELAKMEVKLKEQLKTNENLKLQLAAEEDRYKELQKGSGRKADQVGGEKTSLESIQSSVPVFLQYPVPYTQDAPTPLLLSQSPTELHFGNPYSISDSKDEGDEEFSDDQLLRLPPVGPPSWDSNVVCIQPTRNHSRPDGHEESEEQQNNNNGNTNEQPAANEAHSPYMNDGQTAFCFDPSMDMKRCPLCEVIFPPNYDQSKFEEHVESHWKICPMCSEQFPLDCEQKAFENHVLTHFDGHPLNFD; encoded by the exons GTAGGTTGGAGCACAGCAAGGGACTATTACACATTCTTGTGGTCGCCTCTCCCTGAGAACTACGTGGAAGGCACCGCAGTCAACAGAGCTGTGGTGTTTCAGG GATATTATGTGCCCAACGACGACGGTGAGTTCTACCAGTTCTGTTATGTGACTCACAAAGGAGAGATCCGGGGCGCCAGCACACCATTCCAGTTTCGTGCCAACAGCCCTTCAGAGGACGAGCTGCTGACTGTGGAGGATGAGTGCAACTCTGATATTCTGGTGGTCACCACCAAGGCGGGCTTCCTGGAG caAAAGATGGAAGAagcccagagagagaaagaggagctgGTCAAAAACATGGCGCTCCTCCAGCAAGAGAAGGAGCAGCTGGAAGGGGAGAAGGAGAACCTTCTGAAGGAGTGTGAGCAGGAGAAGGAGACCTGCGCCCAGCTGAGACGAGAGAACCAA GAGGTGCAGAATTCCTCCCAGGCCCtgcaagaggagagggaggaggtgaagaggcgGCTTGAGGAGGCCACAGCCCGGGTCttgcagctggaggaggaccTGATTGGAGTCACCCAAAAAGGCTTGCAGAAGGAAACTGAACTAGACAG TCTGAAGGATAGGGTGAAGAAACTCACAGCTGAGAAGGAGGCCCTTGATTCTCATCtaaagaatgagagagacgAGAAGGAACTCTACAAG ATTCACCTGAAGAACCGGGAGCTGGAGAACACTAAGCTGAGTGCGGAGCTGCAGATGCTGAAGTCTGTGGATGTGAACAAGGAGAACACCATCGCCCAGTTTAAAGAGGAGGTGGGACGCCTGCAGGCTTGCCTCACCGAGAAGGAGAAGCAGCACAGAGAGGTTCTGGCCAAAGTCTCTCCCTTG GGAGATATGAAGGCACTGAAGGAGCAGCTGCGGCAGAAGGAGGAGCAGCTCCAGGCCACCCAGCAGCAGTCCTCCATGTTGGCCGCCGAGCTGAGGGACGTGTCGAGCGCCCGTGACCGCAGCATGTCCGACCTGTACCGCATGAGGCTGGAGGCTGATTCCCTACGCCAGGCCAAGACTGAAGCTCAGGCCCAGTGCCTCCGGCTGGAGCGCCTGGTGGAGCAGATGAAAGCAGAGGCCAAGCAGGAAGCA CATGCCAAGGCAGAGGAAGAAGCTGCTGCAGACCCAGCCATTGTagcagagctgcagagagaggtggaggaccTGAAGCTGCGGCTGCACATGGCCGCAGAACACTACAAGGAGAAGTACAAGGAATGTCAGCGACTGCAAAGACAAGTGGCCAAGCTCTCTGAGCAGCAGGGG GAGCAGAAGAAGAGCTCAGCAGCAGAGGCCATAACAGTCCCTGCATCAGTGAGTCCAGACACATCTGTGCCAG GGAGCCCTGGTGCCCCAGATCCCATGCTGGAGGCCATCATCCAGGAGAAACTcaaaggcatcagcagagagtCATCTGACAGGAGTGACAAGTACAAGAAATGCAAACAGATGCTGATG GAAGAGAAGGAGCGTAGCTGCATGTTTGCTGATGAGCTGGCCAAGATGGAGGTGAAACTGAAGGAGCAACTGAAGACCAATGAGAATCTGAAGCTGCAgctggcagcagaggaggacCGCTACAAG GAGCTCCAGAAGGGCAGCGGCAGAAAGGCGGATCAGGTGGGTGGTGAGAAAACCAGCCTGGAGAGCATCCAATCAAGTGTGCCTGTATTCCTGCAGTATCCTGTCCCATACACCCAGGATGCCCCcacccctctgctcctctctcagaGCCCCACCGAGCTGCATTTTGGGAACCCTTACTCCATCTCAGACTCAAAAG ATGAGGGTGATGAGGAATTCTCCGACGACCAGCTGCTCAGGCTGCCCCCTGTAGGCCCACCCTCCTGGGACAGCAATGTGGTGTGTATCCAGCCCACCCGCAACCACAGCCGGCCTGATGGTCATGAGGAGTCCGAGGaacagcaaaataacaacaat GGTAATACCAATGAACAGCCCGCAGCAAATGAAGCTCACAGCCCATACATGAATGATGGACAAACTGCCTTTTGCTTTGATCCCAG CATGGACATGAAACGATGTCCGTTGTGTGAGGTGATCTTCCCACCCAACTACGACCAGAGCAAGTTCGAGGAGCACGTGGAGAGCCACTGGAAAATCTGCCCCATGTGCAGCGAGCAGTTCCCACTGGACTGCGAGCAGAAGGCCTTTGAGAACCACGTGCTCACTCACTTTGACGGCCACCCGCTTAACTTCGACTAG